The Manihot esculenta cultivar AM560-2 chromosome 1, M.esculenta_v8, whole genome shotgun sequence genome has a window encoding:
- the LOC110621537 gene encoding transcription factor MYB20, translated as MGRQPCCDKVGLKKGPWTAEEDNKLINFILTNGQCCWRALPKLAGLLRCGKSCRLRWTNYLRPDLKRGLLSEYEEKMVVDLHAQLGNRWSRIASHLPGRTDNEIKNHWNTHIKKKLRKLGIDPLTHKPLPATETPPQEQQQAMAELQQNKETKTSAESRITEEETLEEDKRMTSTFETIEPTNNSFCVDEVPLIEPHEMLVPCTAASSSSTTTTSSSSSSSHGSNNNLFLEGFQFADFEWPDNAIDDLWGDDLSSSWDLLINDADSDRKQLHSHELHHHHALINQCSKMVFDQDSWTHGIS; from the exons ATGGGTAGGCAACCATGCTGTGACAAAGTTGGGTTGAAGAAGGGTCCATGGACAGCAGAGGAGGACAACAAACTCATCAACTTCATCCTCACCAATGGCCAATGCTGCTGGAGAGCTCTGCCTAAGCTTGCAG GATTGTTAAGGTGTGGGAAAAGTTGCAGGCTAAGATGGACCAACTATTTAAGGCCGGATTTGAAGAGAGGTCTTTTATCAGAATACGAAGAGAAAATGGTCGTTGATCTCCATGCTCAACTTGGAAACAG ATGGTCCAGGATTGCATCTCATCTACCAGGAAGAACAGATAATGAAATCAAGAATCACTGGAATACCCACATCAAGAAAAAGCTTAGAAAATTGGGCATTGATCCTCTCACCCACAAGCCACTCCCCGCCACTGAAACACCACCTCAAGAACAACAACAAGCCATGGCTGAATTACAGCAGAACAAAGAAACAAAAACATCTGCAGAATCAAGGATTACTGAAGAGGAAACTTTAGAGGAGGATAAAAGAATGACAAGCACATTTGAGACAATAGAGCCAACGAATAATAGTTTTTGCGTTGATGAAGTTCCCTTAATTGAACCCCATGAAATGTTGGTCCCTTGTACTGCTGCGTCTTCTTCATCAACAACAACGACGTCTTCATCTTCATCATCCTCCCATGGCTCAAACAATAACTTGTTCCTTGAAGGCTTTCAATTCGCAGATTTTGAGTGGCCTGATAATGCTATTGATGACTTGTGGGGTGATGACTTAAGTAGCAGTTGGGATTTGTTAATTAACGATGCTGATTCTGACAGAAAACAACTACATTCTCATGagcttcatcatcatcatgctCTTATCAATCAGTGTTCAAAGATGGTTTTTGATCAAGATTCTTGGACTCATGGTATCTCGtaa